The Geomonas ferrireducens genome includes a window with the following:
- the rlmB gene encoding 23S rRNA (guanosine(2251)-2'-O)-methyltransferase RlmB — protein MSKEEIIYGLNPVMEAVRGSRKIFELFVAGTSADKRLEKLLKLAAEKKIPVRQREKGDLSRLCGTEHHQGVALKVEPFPYADLDDVLEGLEGNPNGLILVLDSVQDPHNLGALIRSAACAGAHAVVIPKDRAAGVTAVVEKSSAGATETIPVAQVTNISQALESLKKAGFWIYGADGSARSTLYQQDFTGRVALVIGGEGEGIRPLVRKGCDEVVSIPLQGGVNSLNASVAGGIFLFEVVRQRVTVKK, from the coding sequence ATGTCAAAAGAAGAAATCATCTACGGCCTGAACCCGGTCATGGAAGCCGTCAGGGGCTCGCGCAAGATCTTCGAACTTTTCGTCGCCGGCACCAGCGCTGACAAGCGCCTGGAGAAGCTCCTAAAACTGGCCGCCGAAAAGAAGATCCCGGTGCGCCAGCGTGAGAAAGGCGATCTCAGCCGCCTGTGCGGCACCGAACACCACCAGGGCGTCGCCCTGAAGGTCGAGCCGTTCCCTTATGCCGATCTCGACGATGTGCTTGAAGGACTGGAAGGTAACCCGAACGGGCTCATCCTTGTGCTCGACAGCGTGCAGGACCCGCATAACCTGGGGGCCCTGATCCGTAGCGCTGCCTGTGCCGGCGCCCATGCCGTCGTGATCCCGAAGGACCGCGCCGCAGGCGTCACCGCCGTAGTCGAGAAGTCCTCCGCTGGCGCCACCGAGACCATCCCCGTGGCACAGGTGACCAACATCTCTCAAGCCCTTGAGAGTCTGAAAAAAGCAGGCTTCTGGATCTATGGAGCCGACGGTTCCGCCAGGAGCACTTTATACCAGCAGGACTTCACCGGCCGCGTGGCCCTTGTCATCGGCGGGGAAGGGGAGGGGATCCGTCCTTTGGTCCGAAAAGGGTGTGACGAAGTGGTGAGCATTCCGCTTCAGGGAGGCGTGAACTCGCTGAACGCATCAGTTGCCGGCGGGATCTTCCTGTTCGAGG
- the ispG gene encoding flavodoxin-dependent (E)-4-hydroxy-3-methylbut-2-enyl-diphosphate synthase — protein sequence MKKLTRQIMIGNVPIGGGAPCSVQSMCSTDTRNVAATLEQIGRLAEAGCEIVRCAVPDMDAAKALAAIKAGSPMPLIADIHFDYKLALQALESGVDGLRLNPGNIGERWKVAEVVKAAAERQIPIRIGVNGGSLEKELLVKYGHPTPEAMVESALGHVRILEDLNYREIKISIKVSDVLRTLEAYRLLSNAVDYPLHIGVTEAGTVFSGTIKSSVGLGILLHQGIGDTMRVSLTGDPVHEVRVAYDILKSLGIRQRGINFVSCPTCGRCQVDLIPVAEEVERRLAYVESNITVAVMGCSVNGPGEAREADFGIAGGRGEGLLFKHGEILRKVPQDQLADALIEEVLKATSKA from the coding sequence ATGAAAAAACTCACCCGGCAGATCATGATAGGAAACGTGCCGATCGGTGGCGGCGCTCCTTGCTCGGTTCAGTCCATGTGTTCCACCGACACAAGGAACGTTGCAGCGACACTGGAACAGATAGGTCGCCTCGCCGAGGCAGGGTGCGAGATAGTGCGCTGCGCGGTGCCAGACATGGATGCCGCAAAGGCCCTTGCCGCAATCAAGGCGGGGAGCCCCATGCCGCTCATCGCCGACATCCACTTTGACTACAAGCTCGCCCTGCAGGCGCTCGAATCCGGCGTGGACGGCCTTCGCCTCAACCCAGGTAACATTGGCGAGCGCTGGAAGGTCGCCGAGGTGGTCAAGGCGGCCGCCGAAAGACAAATCCCGATCCGCATCGGCGTGAACGGCGGTTCGCTGGAGAAGGAACTCCTGGTCAAGTACGGGCACCCGACCCCCGAAGCGATGGTTGAGTCAGCACTCGGCCACGTCCGCATCCTCGAGGACCTCAACTACCGGGAGATCAAGATCTCCATCAAGGTGTCCGACGTGCTGAGGACGCTTGAGGCCTACCGGCTCCTCTCCAATGCCGTCGATTACCCGCTGCACATCGGCGTCACCGAGGCGGGCACCGTCTTTTCCGGCACCATCAAGTCCTCAGTGGGGCTCGGCATCCTGTTGCACCAGGGAATCGGCGACACCATGCGCGTGTCGTTGACCGGCGATCCGGTACACGAGGTGCGCGTCGCCTATGACATCCTGAAGTCGCTCGGCATCAGACAGCGCGGCATCAACTTCGTCTCCTGTCCGACCTGCGGCAGGTGCCAGGTAGATCTCATCCCAGTCGCCGAGGAAGTGGAGCGGCGCCTGGCCTACGTGGAGAGCAACATCACCGTCGCCGTCATGGGGTGCTCGGTGAACGGTCCCGGCGAGGCGCGTGAAGCCGATTTCGGCATAGCGGGCGGTAGGGGCGAGGGGCTTCTCTTCAAGCACGGCGAGATCCTGCGCAAGGTCCCCCAGGACCAACTGGCCGACGCACTCATTGAAGAAGTCCTGAAGGCAACGTCGAAAGCTTAA
- the pyrF gene encoding orotidine-5'-phosphate decarboxylase: MTREEAIKKIIFAMDVKEFSHVQYWAELLSQHVGMFKVGKQLYTACGPAAVRMIQKCGGEVFLDLKYHDIPNTVAMAALEAGHLGVQLCDVHAMGGYEMMNKTMETLDKNFSGCTPRPKVLAITVLTSSNEETLRGIGIDLPVPEMVVKLAKLAKSAGVDGVVASPQEVGLIREACGKDFLVVTPGVRPSFASADDQKRIMTPAEAVKAGSDYLVIGRPIAAAENPAEAAQKIVDEIVAG; the protein is encoded by the coding sequence ATGACCAGAGAAGAAGCTATCAAGAAGATCATTTTTGCCATGGATGTGAAGGAATTCAGCCATGTCCAGTACTGGGCCGAGCTCCTTTCCCAGCACGTCGGCATGTTCAAGGTCGGCAAACAGCTTTATACCGCCTGCGGCCCCGCAGCGGTTCGCATGATCCAGAAGTGCGGCGGCGAGGTCTTCCTCGACCTGAAATACCACGACATCCCGAACACCGTGGCCATGGCCGCCCTCGAAGCAGGCCACCTCGGCGTGCAGCTTTGCGACGTGCACGCGATGGGCGGTTACGAGATGATGAACAAGACCATGGAGACCCTCGACAAGAACTTCTCCGGTTGCACGCCGCGTCCGAAGGTCCTCGCCATCACCGTGCTCACCTCCTCCAACGAGGAAACCCTGCGCGGCATCGGCATCGATCTTCCGGTTCCCGAGATGGTGGTGAAACTGGCCAAACTTGCCAAGAGCGCAGGTGTCGACGGCGTCGTCGCATCCCCGCAGGAAGTTGGGCTCATCCGCGAAGCCTGCGGCAAGGACTTCCTCGTCGTCACCCCCGGAGTCCGTCCGAGCTTTGCCTCCGCCGACGACCAAAAGCGCATCATGACCCCGGCCGAAGCGGTCAAGGCAGGCTCCGACTACCTCGTCATCGGCCGTCCCATCGCCGCTGCCGAAAATCCTGCCGAAGCCGCCCAGAAGATCGTCGACGAGATCGTAGCCGGCTAG
- a CDS encoding proline--tRNA ligase: MRYSQYFIPTVKETPSDAEVISHKLMLRAGMIRKLAAGIYNYLPLGLRSIRKVEQIVREEMNRAGAIELLMPAVQPAELWKESGRWDFYGKELLRFKDRKDAEFCMGPTHEEVITDLIRKEIRSYRQMPINLYQIQGKFRDEIRPRFGLMRGREFIMKDAYSFDVNEAGADVSYEKMYKAYRRIFERCGFKFRAVEADTGTIGGNYSHEFMVLADSGEDAIVSCSCCEYAANMEKAETRKSAATEHADPRPMERIATPGQKSIEEVSAFLGVNATQVVKTLVLVADGEPVVALLRGDYDLNEIKLKNHLGAAEIEMAEDDVVLKVTGAPTGYAGPVGLAGKVKVVADLSLEGMHNFVTGANAADMHLKNVNIGRDFSVEGFVDIRNVVIGDPCPRCDSGKLEIWRGIEVGHVFKLGTKYSKALNASFLDANGKEQIIFMGCYGIGIGRTVAACIEQNHDENGIIFPIPIAPFHCIVSALSTKEDEVKAASEQIYNELLEAGVEVLLDDRDERPGFKFKDADLIGIPLRIVVGAKTLAEGKVELKERRSGEVEILPIAEAVAKVKAAVKEALQV, encoded by the coding sequence ATGCGTTACTCCCAGTATTTTATCCCCACCGTTAAGGAAACCCCTTCCGATGCGGAGGTCATCTCCCACAAGCTGATGCTGCGCGCCGGCATGATCAGGAAGCTCGCCGCAGGCATCTACAACTACCTGCCGCTGGGGCTGCGCTCCATCCGCAAGGTGGAGCAGATCGTCCGTGAGGAGATGAACCGGGCAGGGGCCATCGAGCTCCTCATGCCCGCCGTGCAGCCGGCCGAGCTCTGGAAGGAATCCGGGCGCTGGGACTTCTACGGCAAAGAACTGCTCCGCTTCAAGGACAGGAAGGACGCCGAGTTCTGCATGGGACCGACCCACGAGGAGGTCATCACCGACCTGATCCGCAAGGAGATCAGGAGCTACCGGCAGATGCCCATCAACCTGTACCAGATCCAGGGTAAGTTCCGCGACGAGATCCGCCCGCGCTTCGGCCTCATGCGCGGCCGCGAGTTCATCATGAAGGATGCGTACTCCTTCGACGTGAACGAGGCTGGTGCCGACGTTTCCTACGAGAAGATGTACAAGGCCTACCGCCGCATCTTCGAACGTTGCGGGTTTAAGTTCCGTGCCGTCGAGGCCGACACCGGCACCATCGGCGGCAACTACTCCCACGAATTCATGGTGCTTGCCGACTCCGGTGAAGACGCCATCGTCTCCTGCTCCTGCTGCGAGTACGCGGCCAACATGGAGAAGGCCGAGACCAGGAAGAGCGCGGCAACGGAACACGCTGATCCCCGTCCCATGGAGCGCATAGCCACTCCGGGGCAGAAGAGCATCGAGGAAGTCTCCGCATTCCTCGGCGTCAACGCTACCCAGGTGGTGAAGACCCTGGTGCTCGTCGCCGACGGCGAGCCGGTGGTCGCCCTTTTGCGCGGCGACTACGACCTGAACGAGATCAAGTTGAAGAACCACTTGGGCGCCGCCGAGATCGAAATGGCCGAGGACGACGTCGTCCTCAAGGTGACCGGTGCTCCCACCGGCTACGCAGGCCCCGTCGGCCTCGCCGGCAAGGTGAAGGTGGTAGCCGACCTCTCGCTGGAGGGGATGCACAACTTCGTCACCGGCGCGAACGCCGCCGACATGCACCTGAAGAACGTCAACATCGGACGCGACTTCAGCGTCGAAGGGTTCGTCGATATCAGGAACGTCGTGATCGGCGACCCCTGCCCGCGCTGCGACAGCGGCAAGCTCGAGATCTGGCGCGGCATCGAAGTCGGCCACGTCTTCAAGCTCGGGACCAAGTACTCCAAGGCCCTGAACGCGAGCTTCCTCGACGCCAACGGCAAGGAGCAGATCATCTTCATGGGGTGCTACGGCATCGGCATCGGCCGTACCGTCGCCGCCTGCATCGAACAAAACCATGACGAGAACGGCATCATCTTCCCGATCCCCATCGCACCTTTCCACTGCATCGTCTCCGCGCTGTCCACCAAGGAAGACGAAGTGAAGGCAGCGTCCGAGCAGATCTACAACGAACTCCTGGAAGCAGGCGTGGAAGTGCTGCTCGACGACCGCGACGAGCGCCCGGGCTTCAAGTTCAAGGATGCCGACCTGATCGGCATTCCCCTCAGGATCGTGGTCGGCGCCAAGACCCTTGCGGAAGGCAAGGTCGAGCTGAAAGAGAGAAGGAGCGGCGAGGTGGAGATTCTGCCCATAGCTGAAGCCGTCGCCAAGGTGAAGGCAGCCGTTAAAGAGGCGCTGCAGGTATAA